From Hippea jasoniae, one genomic window encodes:
- a CDS encoding DNA-methyltransferase, whose product MNKKRKSTKTSKFGVPGRINHDSSEFYASRLYDDFPTERNVKYVENSIPNDCLNKIFCKSSENMEELPDNSVHLMVTSPPYNVGKEYDQNLSFREYREFLKRVWEEVYRVLVPGGRVCINVANLGRKPYIPLHAFIIKDMLDIGFLMRGEIIWDKGSSASPSTAWGSWLSAKNPTLRDIHEYILVFSKDTFKRENPQKRESTISKEEFLGFTKSVWTFRAASARKIGHPAPFPEELPYRCIQLYTFKGEVVLDPFMGSGQTAIAAIKTERYYVGYEINEEYVKLSEKQIKNFLHKLKTPTLFDYLEE is encoded by the coding sequence ATGAATAAAAAAAGAAAAAGTACAAAAACAAGTAAGTTCGGAGTGCCTGGCAGGATAAATCATGATTCCAGTGAATTTTATGCAAGTAGGTTATACGATGATTTTCCTACTGAGAGAAATGTCAAGTATGTAGAGAACTCTATTCCAAATGATTGTCTAAACAAAATTTTCTGCAAAAGTAGCGAAAATATGGAGGAGCTACCCGATAATAGCGTCCATCTGATGGTTACTTCGCCCCCATATAACGTAGGAAAAGAATACGACCAAAATCTCTCTTTTAGGGAATATAGAGAGTTTTTAAAAAGAGTCTGGGAAGAAGTTTATAGGGTCTTGGTCCCTGGCGGTAGGGTTTGTATAAATGTTGCTAATCTGGGAAGGAAACCATATATACCGCTTCACGCTTTTATAATTAAAGATATGTTAGATATTGGGTTTCTTATGAGGGGGGAAATTATCTGGGATAAAGGGTCAAGCGCTAGTCCATCTACTGCATGGGGTAGCTGGTTATCTGCTAAAAACCCTACTTTGAGAGACATTCATGAATACATCCTTGTTTTTTCAAAAGACACCTTTAAAAGAGAGAATCCCCAAAAAAGAGAAAGTACAATATCAAAGGAAGAATTTTTAGGGTTTACAAAAAGTGTATGGACCTTTCGGGCTGCTTCAGCCAGAAAAATAGGGCATCCTGCACCATTCCCCGAAGAATTACCATACAGATGCATTCAATTATATACCTTTAAAGGAGAGGTTGTTTTAGATCCATTTATGGGAAGTGGACAAACTGCAATAGCTGCTATAAAAACAGAAAGATATTATGTTGGCTACGAAATAAACGAGGAATATGTAAAATTATCTGAAAAACAAATCAAAAATTTTCTACACAAACTCAAAACACCCACACTCTTTGATTATCTTGAAGAGTGA
- the rd gene encoding rubredoxin: MDSKVLHKLSYGVYIVSSVNKERKPNGQIANTVFQITSNPATIAISINKSNLTHEFIKESGVFSVSILAKNADLSLIGRFGFKSGREIDKFEDIDYEIKGGVPVVKQSIAGYLIGKVKDSVDVGSHTLFIADVIDAEILSDAEVMTYAYYHEIKGGKSPKTAPTYIEEKENKNNLKKGEVKMKKYRCTVCGYIYDPEKGDSENDIEPGTAFEDLPDDWTCPICGVEKDQFEEVVDD; encoded by the coding sequence ATGGACTCAAAAGTATTGCATAAGCTGTCATATGGAGTGTATATTGTAAGCAGTGTAAATAAAGAGAGAAAACCAAATGGTCAGATAGCCAATACGGTTTTTCAGATAACATCAAATCCTGCCACGATTGCTATTAGCATTAACAAAAGTAACCTTACACATGAATTTATCAAGGAGAGTGGAGTTTTTAGTGTCTCTATTCTTGCAAAAAATGCTGATCTGAGTCTTATAGGTAGATTTGGTTTTAAGTCTGGTAGAGAGATTGATAAGTTTGAGGATATCGATTATGAGATTAAAGGTGGTGTGCCTGTTGTCAAACAATCTATCGCTGGTTATCTAATAGGAAAAGTAAAAGATAGTGTGGATGTGGGCAGTCACACATTGTTTATAGCCGATGTTATAGATGCAGAAATATTAAGTGATGCAGAGGTTATGACATATGCTTATTATCACGAAATAAAGGGTGGAAAATCACCCAAAACAGCTCCTACTTATATTGAAGAAAAAGAAAATAAAAATAATTTAAAAAAAGGAGAGGTAAAGATGAAGAAGTACAGATGCACGGTTTGCGGTTATATCTACGACCCAGAAAAAGGCGACTCAGAAAACGACATAGAGCCAGGCACAGCCTTTGAGGATCTGCCCGATGACTGGACATGCCCGATTTGTGGTGTTGAAAAAGACCAGTTTGAGGAGGTAGTAGATGATTAA
- a CDS encoding FprA family A-type flavoprotein, with protein MIKKLTEGVYNVGAIDWDRALFDEIVQTPQGTSYNAYLVVGSEKTALIDTVEPFKWEELESNLKQLNVKKIDYLISNHAEQDHSGCIPKILEMFPEVKLITNKKCMQFEMDLLHIPEDRFTIIDEGDTISLGDKTIEFIMTPWVHWPETMSSYLIEDKILFSCDFFGSHVATSYTFAKYYDKVYHEAKRYYAEIMMPFRNFIEKNIKKVEQKDIKIIAPSHGPAFDNPEYIINAYKEWIDPTPANMALILFVSMHESTRKMVEYLADALESKGVDVKMRNLTTADIGEVAMDLVDVATIVLASPIVLAGAHPNAVYGAYLANALRPKARFGAIIGSYGWGGKAADVLKANLSNLKLELYEPVYIKGLPKADDYSKLDELAEWIETKHKEIGVL; from the coding sequence ATGATTAAAAAATTAACTGAGGGCGTTTACAATGTGGGTGCCATAGATTGGGATAGGGCATTGTTTGATGAAATTGTTCAAACACCGCAGGGCACAAGCTATAACGCCTATCTTGTAGTTGGCAGTGAAAAAACAGCGTTGATTGATACGGTTGAACCGTTTAAATGGGAAGAGCTTGAAAGCAACTTAAAACAACTCAATGTTAAAAAGATCGATTATCTTATATCCAATCATGCAGAGCAGGATCATTCAGGTTGTATACCAAAGATACTTGAGATGTTTCCTGAGGTAAAGCTTATAACAAACAAGAAATGCATGCAGTTTGAGATGGATCTACTTCATATACCTGAGGATAGGTTCACGATTATAGACGAAGGGGATACGATTTCTCTGGGTGATAAAACGATTGAGTTTATTATGACACCGTGGGTTCACTGGCCAGAGACAATGAGCAGTTATCTAATTGAAGATAAGATTCTTTTTAGCTGCGATTTCTTTGGCTCTCATGTTGCCACATCCTACACATTTGCAAAATATTACGATAAGGTTTACCACGAAGCCAAACGATACTATGCCGAGATTATGATGCCATTTAGAAACTTTATTGAAAAGAATATTAAAAAGGTAGAGCAGAAAGATATAAAGATCATTGCTCCAAGTCATGGACCTGCTTTTGACAATCCTGAATATATCATTAATGCTTACAAAGAGTGGATAGATCCAACACCTGCTAATATGGCGTTGATTCTTTTTGTCTCTATGCATGAAAGCACGCGTAAAATGGTTGAATACTTGGCAGATGCCCTTGAGAGCAAAGGTGTTGATGTTAAGATGAGAAACCTTACCACAGCTGATATTGGTGAGGTTGCGATGGACCTTGTTGATGTTGCAACAATAGTGCTTGCATCACCTATTGTGCTTGCTGGTGCTCATCCAAACGCCGTTTATGGCGCATACCTTGCCAATGCTTTAAGACCTAAAGCACGATTTGGCGCAATTATCGGCTCATACGGATGGGGTGGCAAAGCCGCCGATGTTTTAAAGGCAAATCTTTCAAACTTAAAGCTTGAATTGTATGAACCTGTTTATATCAAGGGTCTGCCTAAAGCTGATGATTATAGTAAGCTTGATGAGCTTGCAGAATGGATAGAAACAAAACATAAAGAAATCGGAGTTTTGTGA
- a CDS encoding ferritin, which yields MLKKEMVDALNKQINEELYSAYLYLSMAAWFDSIGLNGFSNWMMVQYKEETDHAMKFFNYLSQQGEPVKLMAIKEPPNSWESPLHAFEETLKHEQHITACINELVDLAEKLKDRATYNMLQWFIDEQVEEEANDREIIDILKLIDGSKNGLFMLDRELAQRQYTPEI from the coding sequence ATGTTAAAGAAAGAGATGGTTGATGCATTGAACAAGCAGATCAACGAGGAGCTTTATTCTGCTTATCTTTATCTGTCTATGGCTGCATGGTTTGATTCCATAGGTTTAAACGGTTTTTCAAACTGGATGATGGTTCAGTATAAAGAGGAGACAGACCATGCGATGAAGTTTTTTAACTACCTATCACAGCAGGGTGAGCCTGTAAAACTTATGGCAATTAAAGAGCCGCCGAATAGCTGGGAGTCGCCACTGCATGCATTTGAAGAAACATTGAAACATGAGCAGCATATTACAGCCTGCATCAATGAGCTTGTTGACCTTGCCGAAAAACTCAAAGATAGGGCAACCTACAACATGTTGCAGTGGTTTATAGATGAGCAGGTAGAAGAAGAGGCAAACGATAGAGAGATTATAGATATATTAAAGCTTATTGATGGGAGCAAAAACGGACTGTTTATGCTTGATAGGGAATTAGCTCAAAGGCAATATACGCCTGAAATATAA
- a CDS encoding desulfoferrodoxin: MTKRFEVYKCDICGNIIEVLHEGADALVCCGQPMKKLDEQTADTSTEKHVPFIKREGDKYIVKVGENTAHPMEEKHYIEWIELVVDGVVYKKFLNPGDAPEAVFEVPEGKEVWAREYCNIHGLWAKR; encoded by the coding sequence ATGACAAAGAGGTTTGAGGTTTACAAATGTGATATCTGTGGAAACATTATTGAGGTGCTGCATGAGGGTGCAGATGCGCTTGTTTGCTGCGGACAGCCTATGAAGAAGCTTGATGAGCAAACAGCAGACACATCTACAGAGAAGCATGTGCCTTTCATAAAGAGGGAAGGTGATAAGTATATTGTAAAGGTTGGCGAAAACACAGCCCATCCAATGGAGGAGAAACACTACATTGAATGGATTGAACTTGTAGTAGACGGTGTTGTGTATAAGAAATTCTTAAATCCTGGAGATGCACCTGAGGCTGTTTTTGAAGTGCCCGAGGGCAAAGAGGTATGGGCACGAGAGTATTGTAATATCCACGGTTTGTGGGCAAAAAGGTAA
- a CDS encoding flagellar basal body protein, with protein sequence MNINTSLSGIRNAFVRQDVVANNIANINTKNYKQINVVNEEQKNGGVKATFNKSKATPTHNKNNVNLAQQMVNQMNNVNQEKANVKVVRAQNEMIGSLIDLKA encoded by the coding sequence ATGAATATAAATACATCGCTAAGCGGAATCAGAAACGCTTTTGTAAGGCAGGATGTAGTTGCAAACAACATCGCCAACATAAACACAAAAAACTATAAACAGATCAATGTCGTAAACGAAGAACAGAAAAACGGGGGAGTGAAAGCTACATTCAACAAATCAAAAGCTACTCCAACACACAACAAAAACAATGTCAACCTTGCCCAGCAGATGGTTAACCAGATGAATAATGTCAATCAAGAAAAAGCAAATGTGAAGGTTGTAAGAGCTCAAAACGAAATGATTGGTAGCCTGATTGATCTAAAAGCTTAG
- a CDS encoding sulfide-dependent adenosine diphosphate thiazole synthase, with the protein MLDERIISRAILERYSKKLLDYLECDVAIVGGGPAGIVCAYYLAKADVKVALFDKRLTIGGGMWGGAMLFNEIVVQEIGKSILDEFEINYEKYTDGYYTADSIEAVTTLISKATKAGAKIFNAIEVEDVVFKKIDGQYRVNGLVIGWTTVNMAHLPVDPLVVTSKFVVDATGHDAEVASVLTRKGKIKLNTDSGEVVGEKPMWAEVGEQSTIDHTKEVYPGLIVAGMAAVAVSGSHRMGPVFGGMLNSGKKAAQIIIDQLK; encoded by the coding sequence ATGTTGGATGAAAGGATAATCTCTCGAGCAATCCTTGAGCGATATTCAAAAAAACTCTTAGATTACCTTGAGTGCGATGTAGCAATCGTTGGTGGTGGCCCTGCAGGAATAGTCTGCGCATACTACTTGGCCAAGGCCGATGTAAAGGTGGCATTGTTTGATAAGCGTTTAACAATCGGTGGCGGCATGTGGGGCGGCGCAATGCTTTTTAATGAGATTGTTGTTCAGGAGATAGGAAAATCTATCCTTGATGAATTCGAAATAAACTACGAAAAATACACAGATGGATACTATACAGCAGACTCCATAGAAGCTGTTACAACCCTTATTTCTAAGGCTACAAAAGCAGGTGCTAAAATATTCAACGCCATAGAGGTTGAGGATGTTGTGTTCAAAAAAATCGACGGACAATACAGGGTAAACGGCCTTGTTATTGGCTGGACAACAGTAAATATGGCTCATTTACCGGTTGACCCACTTGTTGTAACATCCAAATTTGTAGTGGATGCAACAGGTCATGATGCAGAGGTGGCAAGTGTGCTTACAAGGAAAGGCAAAATAAAGCTCAACACAGATTCAGGTGAAGTGGTCGGAGAAAAACCGATGTGGGCAGAAGTAGGCGAACAGTCAACCATTGACCATACAAAAGAGGTCTATCCAGGGCTTATTGTGGCTGGTATGGCAGCTGTTGCAGTAAGTGGCTCCCACAGAATGGGGCCTGTTTTTGGTGGTATGTTAAATTCAGGTAAAAAAGCTGCTCAGATTATAATCGATCAGTTAAAATAA